The genomic window ATCATTGGCAAAATCTATGGATGTTACGTATGCTGTTCCTGGTCATCCGCTTGTAGCTGAGAAAACAGTTCAACTTTTGTTGCAACGAGGGGAATCTTTAGGGATTTCTATTCATGTTGAAGGAGGACAGAGTTTTCTTGATGCTATGTTAACTAGTGTACGTGTAGATCCCATAGAGGGATTTCAATTGTTAGATGGGACAAGCTTACATCGTGATGACATTAAATTGCAACATCATGTGTTTATTGGTCAAGTGTATGACGCATTTGTTGCATCAGAAGTTAAGCTAACACTAATGGAACTGTTACCTGATGATTATGGTGTAGTGATAGTGAACGGAGCAGGAGGTAAGGCTGAGTCTATTAATACAGTACCTCTTTATGAGCTAGATCGATCATTTCAATTAAGTAATCTTACCACTGTATATGTTCCACCTGTTCAGGATGATAGGATCCTCTATCAGCAGTTTTCATATTTTCGGAACATTATTGCTGAACTTAGAGGACCAAATGGGTGTCCGTGGGATAAAAAACAAACACATCTATCGTTAAAGAAATATTTACTTGAAGAAGCCTATGAGCTGTTTGAAGCCATTGATAATGATGATCCGGATCATATTGTTGAAGAGTTAGGTGATGTGTTATTGCAAGTGCTACTTCATGCTCAAATTGGTGAGGATGAGGGGATGTTTTCTATAGAAGATGTTATTCGACATGTTTCGGATAAAATGATTCGGCGTCATCCTCATGTTTTTGATAATGTTGTCGCGCGGACAGAAGCTGATGTTATGAAAAATTGGGAAGAAATTAAAGCGAACGAAAAGGGAACTAATCAAATTGATGAGTATACTTCTTTATTAGCAAAAGTACCTTCAAGCTACACTGCCTTAATGAGAGCCTTTTCCTATCAAAAAAAGGCAGGGAAAGTAGGATTTGATTGGCAGGATGTTGGGCCGATGTGGCGTAAAGTAGAAGAAGAGATATCCGAATTTCAAAACGAGGTAGTCAACAATAATGCTAGTTCCAAAGAAAAGCAGGATGCAGAATTCGGCGATGTGTTATTTGCGTTAGTAAATGTAGCGCGGTACTACAGTATTGATCCTGAGGTTGCACTTCAAATGACGAATGAAAAATTTAAACGTAGATTTCAATATATAGAGGATAAGGTTCACAAACAAAATAAAAGCTTCGATGATTTTACCCTAGATGAATTAGATGAAATATGGAATGAAGCAAAAAAACAAGGTTTATAGAGAAAGGGCGTTTTTTATGAGGTTAGATAAATTTTTAAAAGTATCCCGATTAATCAAAAGAAGAACACTTGCTAAAGAGGTTGCTGATAAAGGAAGAATTTCGGTAAATGGAACAGTTGCAAAAGCAGCAACCGACATAAAAATTGGGGATGTTCTAGAAATTAGTTTTGGTCAGAAGCGTGTAACGGTACGAGTAAAGGATATACAAGAGACTACTAAGAAAGATGTAGCAGCTGAGCTCTATGAAGTGGTAAAAGAAGAAAAAGTAGAATAGGACTTTATGTAATAGACACCCGTTTGGGTGTCTATTGTTTTTTCAAAAGGTGAAACTAACACGCTTTATTGTGTTTTTGAACTGCCAGGAGAAGAGCTTTTTCCAAACTAATCCTAAGGGGAAATAAGCAACTAATTGTAACAAGGAGTTAGGCTAATTCGGAGCGCTTCAAAGGCTAGGGCGTCTAGTATCGACAATGTGTTTTGACATTGGAACTTGCTTGCTAGTCAGTTTATCCGTCTCTCAAAGGGTGTGAAGCCTTGAGATATCGACGCGGAGGGATGTCGCACTTAGTCTCAGATGCGGTGCTTTCAGTTTTTCTTACGTTCTAAAAAAGCTTTATTTTTCATAATGTTTAATAGGGAGCTTGTTTAGTTTTTTATAAGTTTTCATCAGTAATATTAAGAAAGGGCGGG from Bacillus sp. HMF5848 includes these protein-coding regions:
- the mazG gene encoding nucleoside triphosphate pyrophosphohydrolase yields the protein MAQNLTILGLGAGDLEQLPLGVYRKLSKAENLYLRTAQHPVVEELQVEGLIYTSFDDVYEKHESFDKVYEEIVETLLSLAKSMDVTYAVPGHPLVAEKTVQLLLQRGESLGISIHVEGGQSFLDAMLTSVRVDPIEGFQLLDGTSLHRDDIKLQHHVFIGQVYDAFVASEVKLTLMELLPDDYGVVIVNGAGGKAESINTVPLYELDRSFQLSNLTTVYVPPVQDDRILYQQFSYFRNIIAELRGPNGCPWDKKQTHLSLKKYLLEEAYELFEAIDNDDPDHIVEELGDVLLQVLLHAQIGEDEGMFSIEDVIRHVSDKMIRRHPHVFDNVVARTEADVMKNWEEIKANEKGTNQIDEYTSLLAKVPSSYTALMRAFSYQKKAGKVGFDWQDVGPMWRKVEEEISEFQNEVVNNNASSKEKQDAEFGDVLFALVNVARYYSIDPEVALQMTNEKFKRRFQYIEDKVHKQNKSFDDFTLDELDEIWNEAKKQGL
- a CDS encoding RNA-binding S4 domain-containing protein, giving the protein MRLDKFLKVSRLIKRRTLAKEVADKGRISVNGTVAKAATDIKIGDVLEISFGQKRVTVRVKDIQETTKKDVAAELYEVVKEEKVE